The following coding sequences lie in one Silene latifolia isolate original U9 population chromosome 5, ASM4854445v1, whole genome shotgun sequence genomic window:
- the LOC141655741 gene encoding uncharacterized protein LOC141655741 has translation MSQVDVTCPVCLNDVESCLHVAGGCGYTAGVWEGLGMALRPVWGYENAREWVGDVLEELDGEEVEVFITGVWAIWEMRNKVVFENKGARVEDVVMRVKGIMGELENVENGGEKREVAVPGSFRGREHGVRDRRMVPGEVCISVDAGVKEGEGMGLGAICRDEKGSLLWAWEGRRREEFEARVAEAEAVLMALRQAKRMKHSSVRVESDCKTVIEALQCRQSGRSDFHMVISNILSLCRGFTSVAWSYIRRTYNRAAHMLAHSCIVGDSRFIDGGSIPRHIAEVATTDLSMRI, from the coding sequence ATGTCGCAGGTTGATGTTACTTGCCCGGTTTGCTTGAATGATGTTGAGAGCTGTCTCCATGTTGCGGGAGGATGTGGATATACGGCTGGGGTGTGGGAAGGGTTAGGAATGGCGTTGAGGCCGGTTTGGGGTTATGAGAACGCGAGGGAATGGGTGGGGGATGTTTTGGAGGAGCTCGACGGGGAGGAAGTTGAGGTGTTCATTACGGGTGTATGGGCGATTTGGGAGATGCGTAATAAGGTGGTATTCGAAAATAAGGGGGCAAGGGTGGAAGACGTGGTGATGCGAGTTAAGGGAATTATGGGTGAGCTGGAGAATGTGGAGAATGGAGGAGAGAAACGGGAAGTGGCGGTACCAGGAAGCTTTAGGGGAAGGGAGCATGGCGTGCGGGACAGGAGGATGGTGCCGGGAGAGGTATGTATTAGTGTGGATGCGGGTGTCAAGGAGGGTGAAGGAATGGGTTTGGGTGCGATTTGTAGGGATGAGAAGGGGAGCTTATTATGGGCATGGGAGGGGCGTCGTAGAGAGGAGTTTGAGGCAAGAGTGGCGGAGGCTGAGGCGGTTCTTATGGCGCTTCGACAAGCTAAGAGAATGAAGCACTCAAGCGTTCGTGTGGAGAGTGATTGCAAGACGGTTATTGAAGCTCTTCAGTGTCGTCAGTCTGGACGAAGTGACTTTCATATGGTTATTAGTaatattttaagtttgtgtaGAGGTTTTACCTCCGTGGCATGGTCTTATATTCGTAGGACTTATAACCGAGCAGCCCATATGCTCGCTCATTCTTGTATTGTAGGTGATAGCAGGTTCATTGATGGCGGATCGATTCCTCGTCACATCGCTGAAGTTGCTACAACAGATTTATCTATGAGAATATAA